In the genome of Bradyrhizobium sp. CIAT3101, one region contains:
- a CDS encoding glutathione S-transferase family protein: protein MAKATLTISSKNYSSWSLRGWLLTKFSGLDFEEIVTAPDDASARAEILLLSSSILVPCLRHDGATVWDTLAIAEYLNEAMPDAGLLPADRVQRAHCRSICGEIHSGFTTLRASLPVNLKGHFPGFKIWSRAQADIDRVWSIWRDCLEKSGGPFLFGETRTMADAMYAPVVTRFVTYDVKLEPRLKAYADTIMAMPEMREWIAAAQEEPAEIEELEVEY, encoded by the coding sequence ATGGCGAAGGCGACACTGACCATCAGCAGCAAGAACTATTCGTCCTGGTCGCTGCGTGGCTGGCTGCTGACGAAGTTCTCCGGGCTCGATTTCGAGGAGATCGTCACCGCACCGGATGACGCCTCGGCGCGTGCCGAAATCCTGCTGCTGTCGTCCTCGATCCTGGTGCCCTGTCTGCGCCACGACGGCGCCACGGTCTGGGATACGCTCGCCATTGCCGAATATCTCAACGAGGCGATGCCGGACGCCGGCCTGTTGCCGGCGGATCGCGTCCAGCGCGCGCATTGCCGCTCGATCTGCGGCGAGATCCATTCGGGCTTCACCACGTTGCGCGCCTCGCTGCCGGTCAATCTGAAGGGCCACTTCCCCGGCTTCAAGATCTGGTCGCGCGCGCAGGCCGACATCGACCGGGTCTGGTCGATCTGGCGCGACTGTCTGGAGAAATCCGGCGGCCCGTTCCTGTTCGGCGAGACGCGCACCATGGCGGATGCGATGTACGCGCCCGTGGTGACGCGCTTCGTCACCTATGACGTCAAGCTCGAGCCACGGTTGAAGGCCTATGCCGATACCATCATGGCGATGCCCGAGATGAGGGAATGGATCGCGGCGGCGCAGGAAGAGCCGGCCGAGATCGAGGAGCTCGAGGTCGAATATTAG
- a CDS encoding SMP-30/gluconolactonase/LRE family protein, with protein sequence MSTATPNIRVLATDLEFPEGPVVMPDGSVVLVEIRGQRLTRVYPDGRKEVVAKVPGGPNGAALGPDGKIYICNNGGFSWIPTGKMIMPGPQPEDYLGGSIQRVDLQSGQIETVVTKCGEHDLRGPNDLVFDKHGGLWFSDLGKRRPREMDVGGMYYLKPGMKEIVEIVHGVLPANGIGLSPDENTVYIAETPTARLWAYELSAPGVLKPREVIYRGERGKPICGLGGYQMFDSLAVEANGNVCVATLVSGCISVIAPDGTLVEQVPTGDRVTTNIAFGGPELKTAYITLSGKGELVAMDWPRGGLPLNFLNK encoded by the coding sequence ATGTCCACTGCCACGCCCAATATCCGTGTTCTCGCCACCGACCTCGAATTTCCGGAAGGGCCGGTCGTGATGCCGGACGGCTCGGTGGTGCTGGTGGAAATCCGCGGACAGCGCCTGACCCGCGTTTATCCCGATGGTCGCAAGGAGGTCGTCGCGAAAGTGCCGGGCGGCCCGAACGGCGCGGCGCTGGGCCCCGACGGCAAGATCTACATTTGCAACAATGGCGGCTTCTCCTGGATCCCGACCGGCAAAATGATCATGCCGGGCCCGCAGCCCGAGGATTATCTCGGCGGCTCGATCCAGCGCGTCGACCTGCAATCAGGCCAAATCGAGACCGTCGTGACCAAATGCGGCGAGCACGATCTGCGCGGGCCGAACGATCTCGTGTTCGACAAGCATGGCGGCCTGTGGTTCTCCGATCTCGGCAAACGCCGTCCCCGCGAGATGGATGTCGGCGGCATGTACTACCTCAAGCCCGGCATGAAGGAGATCGTCGAAATCGTGCACGGCGTGCTGCCGGCCAACGGCATCGGCCTGTCGCCGGACGAGAACACCGTCTACATCGCGGAGACGCCGACGGCGCGGCTGTGGGCCTATGAACTCTCCGCGCCCGGCGTGCTCAAGCCGCGCGAGGTGATCTATCGCGGCGAGCGGGGAAAACCGATCTGCGGCCTCGGCGGCTACCAGATGTTCGACTCGCTCGCGGTGGAAGCGAACGGCAATGTCTGCGTCGCCACGCTGGTCTCGGGCTGCATCTCGGTGATCGCGCCCGACGGTACCCTGGTCGAGCAGGTCCCGACCGGCGACCGCGTCACCACCAACATCGCCTTTGGCGGCCCCGAGCTGAAGACGGCCTATATCACGCTGTCCGGCAAGGGCGAACTCGTCGCCATGGACTGGCCGCGCGGCGGTTTGCCGTTGAATTTTTTGAATAAGTGA
- a CDS encoding adenylate/guanylate cyclase domain-containing protein, translating to MQIAEWLEKLGLGQYAERFAQNGIDVGVLPELMDEDFDKLGVLLGHRRKMQRAIADLDPAALIASPAPPHDAERRHLTVMFCDLVGSTMLSARLDPEDMWEVIRVYRAACARVIAAYDGSIARFVGDGILVYFGYPRAHEDDAERAVRAGLDIIAAIRQLDTGAGERVELRIAVATGLVVVGDLISGDASEEHATVGDTPNLAARLQSLAEPGAVVVASSTRRLLGDLFTFRNLGRREVKGIGEPVAVWAVEGATASESRFEAVRAARSIGFVGRKDEIEFILSRQREAWQGHGQIVLISGEAGIGKSRIVATLSESPSLGTHRRVRYQCSPYHTNSALHPFVAQLERAAGIRAHDTPEQRFGKLEAMLALGTQQVARATPLIAALLSIPTGDHCPPLGLSPAQQRRQTFAALLDQLEGLARGQPLLIICEDLHWADATTLELFDLAVDRIRALPILMLMTSRPEFEPSWSGLANVGLLRLDRLDRQDTRALVEQVVVGRQLPREMMKQIIDRTDGVPLFVEELTKMVLESGLLVEDAGRYRLNSPLPPLAIPATLQDSLMARLDRLAPVKEVAQIGAAIGRDFSYALMKYVAGRDDLTLSAALGQLEEAELLLRRGVPPDASYSFKHALVQEAAYESLLKSKRHLLHTRIGEVLREKFPVVAEIEPEVLAHHFTEAGLSEVALEWWRKAGQQALKRSAYSEAVAHLGKAVATADELPDDPRRMMTRLHLQISYGRALRGSLGHSAPETIAAWTRARQFAADIDDPVELAPVHSGLFNACLTHGEFAPMRELVDAIRGAADRRPDSPVAAVVAQWTSGVTCWFGGDYLNARTHLERALAIYAAEPDPATFRASALDLPFVIMRFLALVLWPLGLTARARELAAEAVGASGEKRALSRANALVHRAVFDGVCGGMLQQTETILALGLARDHTMPLYVAAGTYLNGLARWRAGDRMAGLADMRHGWTLLQENDCYLCEPFWGLHVAVANAEMGQVETGLDILNELIARTGQSGQHWLDAELHRVRGKLLLRHNSSDESSAEADLRRALDIARHQRTKTFELRSALGLARLHRTNGRAGAVYEVLAPVFAEFEAERNLPELMEAKELLAQEREARAVSAAGRLGGAE from the coding sequence ATGCAGATTGCGGAGTGGCTCGAGAAGCTGGGGCTTGGGCAATACGCGGAGCGTTTTGCCCAAAACGGGATCGACGTTGGCGTCCTCCCCGAGCTGATGGACGAGGACTTTGACAAGCTCGGAGTCCTGCTCGGTCATCGCCGCAAGATGCAGCGAGCCATTGCCGACCTCGATCCGGCCGCATTGATCGCATCGCCGGCTCCTCCTCACGACGCCGAGCGGCGCCACCTCACCGTCATGTTTTGCGATCTGGTCGGCTCGACCATGCTCTCGGCACGCCTCGATCCCGAGGATATGTGGGAAGTGATCCGGGTCTACCGCGCCGCATGTGCGCGGGTCATTGCGGCTTATGACGGCAGCATAGCCAGGTTCGTCGGCGACGGAATACTCGTCTATTTCGGCTATCCGCGCGCCCACGAAGACGATGCGGAGCGCGCGGTGCGCGCGGGCCTCGACATTATAGCCGCAATTCGCCAGCTCGACACAGGCGCCGGCGAACGGGTGGAGCTGCGGATTGCAGTTGCGACCGGTCTTGTGGTGGTCGGCGACCTCATCAGTGGAGATGCGTCGGAGGAGCATGCGACCGTCGGCGATACGCCAAATCTCGCTGCTCGGCTTCAGAGCCTCGCGGAACCCGGGGCGGTCGTCGTTGCGTCATCGACCCGCCGGCTGCTTGGGGATCTCTTCACGTTTCGCAATCTTGGCCGCCGCGAAGTCAAGGGGATAGGCGAACCCGTCGCAGTGTGGGCGGTGGAAGGCGCGACCGCATCCGAGAGCCGTTTCGAGGCGGTCCGTGCCGCGCGCTCGATCGGCTTTGTCGGCCGCAAGGATGAGATCGAATTCATTCTCTCGCGCCAGCGAGAGGCATGGCAGGGTCACGGCCAGATCGTATTGATCTCCGGCGAGGCGGGTATCGGCAAGTCGCGCATCGTCGCAACGCTGTCCGAAAGTCCCTCGTTGGGGACGCACCGTCGCGTGCGATATCAGTGTTCGCCTTATCATACCAACAGCGCGCTTCATCCCTTTGTCGCACAGCTCGAGCGCGCCGCCGGAATCCGCGCGCACGACACGCCAGAACAAAGGTTCGGCAAGCTCGAGGCCATGCTGGCGCTTGGAACCCAGCAGGTCGCCCGGGCAACACCGCTCATTGCGGCGCTGCTTTCGATTCCAACCGGCGACCATTGCCCACCCCTCGGCTTGAGTCCGGCGCAGCAGAGGCGACAGACATTTGCCGCCCTTCTCGATCAGCTCGAGGGGTTGGCGCGAGGTCAGCCTCTGCTGATTATCTGCGAAGATTTGCATTGGGCCGATGCCACGACCCTTGAGCTGTTCGATCTCGCGGTGGATCGGATCCGGGCACTGCCGATCCTCATGCTCATGACATCCCGGCCGGAGTTCGAGCCGTCCTGGTCGGGCCTTGCCAATGTCGGCCTGCTGCGTCTCGATCGGCTCGATCGACAGGACACGCGCGCGCTGGTGGAACAGGTGGTTGTCGGTCGCCAGCTGCCACGCGAGATGATGAAGCAGATCATCGACAGGACGGATGGTGTCCCGCTGTTCGTCGAAGAGCTGACCAAGATGGTGCTGGAGTCCGGCCTGCTGGTCGAAGATGCCGGGCGCTATCGCCTCAATAGTCCGCTCCCGCCGCTCGCAATTCCCGCAACGCTTCAGGATTCGCTGATGGCGCGGCTCGACCGGCTCGCTCCAGTCAAGGAGGTGGCGCAGATAGGTGCCGCCATCGGCCGCGATTTCTCATACGCGCTCATGAAGTATGTGGCGGGACGCGATGATCTGACGCTGAGTGCCGCGCTGGGACAACTTGAAGAAGCCGAACTGCTGCTTCGCCGCGGGGTTCCGCCCGACGCAAGCTATAGTTTCAAGCACGCCCTCGTTCAGGAGGCCGCCTACGAGAGTTTGCTCAAAAGCAAACGGCACCTGCTTCACACGAGAATTGGCGAGGTCCTCCGTGAGAAGTTTCCGGTCGTCGCCGAGATCGAGCCGGAAGTTCTGGCGCATCACTTCACCGAAGCGGGGCTGAGCGAGGTAGCCCTCGAATGGTGGCGCAAGGCGGGCCAGCAGGCGCTGAAACGCTCTGCCTATTCCGAGGCGGTCGCGCATCTCGGCAAGGCCGTCGCGACCGCCGACGAGCTGCCGGATGACCCCCGCCGGATGATGACCAGGCTGCATCTGCAGATCTCGTACGGCCGCGCACTGAGGGGCAGCCTCGGGCACAGCGCTCCCGAAACGATCGCGGCTTGGACGCGTGCGCGCCAATTCGCAGCCGACATCGATGATCCCGTTGAACTTGCGCCTGTTCATTCGGGGCTCTTCAATGCCTGCCTGACACACGGCGAATTCGCTCCGATGCGGGAGCTCGTGGATGCCATCAGGGGCGCCGCGGATCGACGGCCGGACTCGCCGGTGGCGGCCGTGGTTGCCCAATGGACGAGCGGCGTCACCTGCTGGTTCGGCGGCGACTATTTGAACGCGCGAACGCATCTTGAGCGGGCGCTGGCCATCTATGCCGCCGAACCGGATCCCGCGACATTCAGGGCTTCGGCACTGGATCTGCCGTTCGTAATCATGAGATTTCTTGCCCTGGTGCTCTGGCCGCTCGGTCTCACTGCACGCGCGCGCGAGCTCGCCGCCGAAGCGGTGGGTGCGTCGGGAGAAAAACGGGCGCTTTCCCGGGCCAATGCGCTGGTTCATCGCGCCGTGTTCGACGGCGTATGCGGGGGCATGTTGCAGCAAACCGAGACGATCCTGGCGCTCGGTCTCGCGCGCGACCACACCATGCCGCTGTATGTGGCCGCGGGCACCTACCTGAACGGACTGGCCAGGTGGCGCGCCGGCGACCGAATGGCCGGACTGGCGGACATGCGTCACGGCTGGACCTTGCTGCAAGAGAACGATTGTTACCTCTGCGAACCGTTCTGGGGGCTGCATGTCGCCGTAGCGAATGCGGAGATGGGCCAGGTCGAAACAGGGCTCGACATCCTGAACGAACTGATCGCCCGGACCGGACAGTCCGGCCAGCATTGGCTTGATGCCGAGCTGCATCGTGTCCGCGGAAAGCTTTTATTGCGTCATAATTCTTCAGACGAATCCAGTGCCGAAGCCGACCTCAGGCGAGCGCTGGACATCGCGCGACACCAGCGGACGAAGACCTTCGAGCTGCGCAGCGCGCTTGGACTTGCCCGCCTGCACAGGACAAACGGCCGAGCCGGTGCGGTCTATGAAGTGCTCGCGCCGGTGTTCGCTGAGTTCGAGGCCGAGCGCAACCTTCCTGAATTGATGGAAGCGAAAGAGCTGCTTGCGCAGGAGCGTGAGGCGCGTGCCGTTTCCGCGGCGGGTCGTCTTGGCGGCGCGGAATGA
- a CDS encoding GNAT family protein, which translates to MPWPDPITLRGQHARLEPLSKEHREGLVEAVKDGELYTIWYTAIPMPENVAKEIDRRLGLQAAGSMLPFTVFDAGGKIVGQTTYMNIDATNRRVEIGSTWYGKSAQRGPLNTQCKLLLLTHAFETLNCIAVEFRTHFFNHQSRRAIERLGAKQDGILRSHQVAPNGTLRDTVVYSITAAEWPTVKAHLNYQLNDKPR; encoded by the coding sequence ATGCCCTGGCCTGATCCCATCACCCTGCGTGGACAGCACGCCCGTCTCGAGCCGCTGTCGAAAGAGCACCGCGAGGGGCTGGTGGAGGCCGTGAAGGACGGCGAACTCTACACGATCTGGTATACCGCGATCCCGATGCCGGAGAACGTGGCCAAGGAGATCGACCGCCGTCTGGGCCTGCAGGCCGCGGGGTCGATGCTGCCGTTCACCGTGTTCGACGCCGGCGGCAAGATCGTCGGCCAGACCACCTATATGAACATCGATGCCACCAACCGCCGCGTCGAGATCGGCTCGACCTGGTATGGCAAGAGCGCGCAGCGCGGTCCGCTCAATACCCAGTGCAAGCTGCTGCTGCTCACCCACGCCTTTGAGACGCTGAACTGCATCGCGGTCGAATTCCGCACGCATTTCTTCAACCACCAGAGCCGCCGCGCCATCGAGCGCCTGGGCGCCAAGCAGGACGGCATTTTGCGCAGCCACCAGGTCGCGCCGAACGGCACGCTGCGCGACACCGTCGTGTACAGCATCACCGCCGCGGAATGGCCGACGGTGAAGGCGCATCTCAACTATCAACTCAACGACAAGCCGCGCTAG
- a CDS encoding AraC family transcriptional regulator, with protein MNPAQRALWYIESHLAEPMTLDEIAAIGGVSRFHMVRAFAAATGYPVMRYVRARRLTEAARSLARGAPDILSLALEADYGSHEAFTRAFRDQFGTTPEAVRAATCTHHLKLQEPILMDSTLSDNLKAPRFETAKAILVAGLAERISCDNGAIIPGMWARFHQEVADIPERIGNVAYGVCCNGDDSGNIDYIAGVEVADFSDLPRGFGRIRIPEQRYAVFTHADHVASIRRTVNAIWNQWLPGSGHKAADAPNFERYDEKFDPVTGNGGFEIWVPIKE; from the coding sequence ATGAACCCAGCCCAGCGCGCGCTCTGGTACATCGAAAGCCATCTGGCCGAGCCGATGACGCTCGACGAGATCGCTGCGATCGGTGGCGTGTCGCGGTTCCACATGGTGCGTGCGTTTGCCGCAGCCACCGGTTATCCGGTGATGCGTTACGTGCGCGCACGGAGGCTGACGGAAGCGGCGCGCAGCCTTGCCAGGGGAGCGCCGGACATACTGTCGCTGGCGCTGGAGGCGGACTACGGCTCGCACGAAGCATTCACCCGCGCGTTCCGCGACCAGTTCGGTACCACGCCCGAAGCGGTGAGGGCGGCGACGTGCACCCACCATCTCAAGCTTCAGGAGCCGATCCTCATGGACTCCACCCTGTCAGACAATCTCAAAGCCCCGCGTTTCGAAACCGCAAAGGCCATTCTCGTCGCCGGTCTCGCCGAGCGCATCTCCTGCGACAACGGCGCCATCATCCCGGGGATGTGGGCGCGCTTCCACCAGGAGGTTGCCGACATTCCCGAGCGCATCGGCAACGTCGCTTACGGTGTCTGCTGCAACGGCGATGATTCCGGCAATATCGATTACATCGCCGGCGTCGAGGTCGCTGACTTCTCCGACCTGCCACGCGGCTTCGGCCGCATCCGCATCCCCGAGCAGCGCTACGCGGTGTTCACGCACGCCGATCACGTCGCTTCCATCAGGCGCACCGTCAATGCGATCTGGAATCAATGGCTGCCGGGGTCGGGCCACAAGGCCGCAGATGCGCCGAACTTCGAACGCTACGACGAGAAGTTCGATCCCGTGACCGGCAATGGCGGCTTCGAAATCTGGGTGCCCATCAAAGAATAG
- the phaZ gene encoding polyhydroxyalkanoate depolymerase translates to MMSMYYQAFQNQMDLTAPWRAGASSALKFLDLVPQGMSDRVVGRLSAALELISRSTLTYHRPAYGIDSVMIGNREVGVTEEIAYATPFGSLLHFKKDGVTEQPRMLLVAPMSGHFATLLRGTVKTLLQDHDVYITDWHNPRDIPRSEGRFGLDDYTEHLIDFLGQLGPRPHMVAICQPSVSALAAAAIMCEGNHPSRPATLTLMAGPIDTRIQPTKVNDFAKSKPIEWFEQNLINYVPVQCRGAFRKVYPGFVQLTAFVSMNLERHIKQHMDLANHIAKGEKEKAASIKTFYDEYFAVMDLPAEFYIETVRDVFQEHLLPQGKLMHRGRPVDTKAVSRMGLMTVEGEKDDICSIGQTLAAQDLCTSVRAYRRVHHMQAGVGHYGVFSGKRWNNEIYPLLRDFVHVNS, encoded by the coding sequence ATGATGTCGATGTATTATCAGGCTTTTCAGAACCAGATGGACCTGACGGCGCCGTGGCGGGCGGGCGCCTCGTCCGCGCTCAAATTCCTCGATCTGGTGCCGCAGGGCATGTCCGACAGGGTGGTCGGCCGGCTCTCGGCGGCGCTGGAGCTGATCTCCCGCTCCACCCTCACCTATCACCGCCCGGCCTACGGCATCGACAGCGTGATGATCGGCAATCGCGAGGTCGGCGTCACCGAGGAGATCGCCTATGCGACGCCGTTCGGCTCACTGCTGCACTTCAAGAAGGACGGCGTGACCGAGCAGCCGCGCATGCTGCTGGTGGCGCCGATGTCCGGACATTTCGCCACGCTCCTGCGCGGCACCGTGAAGACGCTGCTGCAGGACCACGACGTCTACATCACCGACTGGCACAATCCGCGCGACATTCCGCGCAGCGAGGGCCGCTTCGGGCTCGACGACTACACCGAGCACCTGATCGACTTCCTCGGACAGCTCGGTCCGCGCCCGCATATGGTGGCGATCTGCCAGCCGTCAGTATCGGCGCTCGCGGCCGCCGCGATCATGTGCGAGGGCAATCATCCGTCGCGGCCGGCGACGCTGACGCTGATGGCCGGGCCGATCGACACGCGGATCCAGCCGACCAAGGTCAACGACTTCGCCAAGAGCAAGCCGATCGAATGGTTCGAGCAGAACCTGATCAACTACGTCCCGGTGCAGTGCCGCGGCGCATTCCGGAAGGTCTATCCCGGCTTCGTGCAGCTCACCGCCTTCGTCTCGATGAACCTCGAGCGCCACATCAAGCAGCACATGGATCTCGCCAACCACATCGCCAAGGGCGAGAAGGAGAAGGCGGCAAGCATCAAGACCTTCTACGACGAATATTTTGCGGTGATGGATTTGCCCGCCGAGTTCTACATCGAGACCGTGCGCGACGTGTTCCAGGAGCACCTGCTGCCGCAAGGCAAGCTGATGCACCGCGGCCGCCCCGTCGACACCAAGGCGGTCAGCCGCATGGGGCTGATGACGGTCGAGGGCGAAAAGGACGACATCTGCTCGATCGGCCAGACGCTCGCCGCGCAAGACCTCTGCACCAGCGTGCGCGCCTATCGCAGGGTCCATCACATGCAGGCCGGTGTCGGCCATTACGGCGTGTTCTCGGGCAAGCGCTGGAACAACGAGATTTACCCGCTGCTGCGGGATTTCGTGCACGTGAATTCGTGA
- a CDS encoding mandelate racemase/muconate lactonizing enzyme family protein, translating into MEITDVRAHHIRIPYDAGVASFRQGASAISALDMVLVEVTTDAGLTGWGDAFAYVCPATTRSAVEEMIAPQARGLKVPDAAGIPAAMEQIQRNLHLFGRYGITMFAISGLDIALWDLAAKIEGVPVHRLLGETKRAKIPAYASLLRIGSPENIAGECRKALALGYGAIKLHETTTPAVFAAREAIGPGIPLMVDMNCPLTAEQAIAFAGACKDAQPMFLEEPVWPPEDFAGLAEVRSKGGLGVAAGENACTEYQFRQMMDAGAVSHAQPSVIKVGGITEFLKVARLADQRGVKIVPHSPYFGPGLLATLHLLATRDDGLVEMFYLRREACLWGGRADVDTTGHVAVPTGPGLGLDPDRGVIERYRVT; encoded by the coding sequence ATGGAAATCACCGATGTGCGGGCGCACCATATCCGCATTCCCTACGACGCCGGTGTCGCGAGCTTCCGCCAGGGCGCATCGGCCATCTCAGCCCTCGACATGGTGCTGGTGGAGGTCACGACCGATGCCGGGCTGACGGGATGGGGCGATGCGTTCGCCTATGTCTGCCCGGCCACCACGCGGAGCGCCGTCGAGGAGATGATCGCGCCGCAGGCGCGCGGGCTGAAGGTGCCCGACGCGGCCGGCATTCCGGCCGCCATGGAGCAGATCCAGCGCAACCTGCATCTGTTCGGCCGCTACGGCATCACCATGTTCGCGATCTCAGGGCTCGACATCGCACTGTGGGACCTTGCCGCGAAGATCGAGGGCGTGCCGGTGCATCGCCTGCTCGGTGAGACGAAGCGCGCAAAGATTCCCGCTTACGCGAGCCTGCTGCGGATCGGCTCGCCCGAGAACATCGCCGGCGAATGCAGGAAGGCACTCGCGCTCGGCTATGGCGCCATCAAGCTGCATGAGACCACGACGCCGGCGGTGTTCGCCGCGCGCGAGGCGATCGGGCCCGGCATTCCGCTGATGGTCGACATGAACTGCCCGCTCACGGCCGAACAGGCGATCGCGTTCGCCGGAGCGTGCAAAGACGCGCAGCCGATGTTCCTGGAGGAGCCGGTCTGGCCGCCGGAAGACTTTGCTGGGCTCGCCGAGGTCCGCAGCAAGGGCGGACTTGGCGTCGCGGCCGGCGAGAATGCCTGCACGGAATATCAATTCCGCCAGATGATGGATGCGGGTGCCGTGAGCCATGCGCAGCCGTCGGTGATCAAGGTCGGCGGCATCACGGAATTTCTGAAGGTTGCGCGGCTCGCCGATCAGCGCGGCGTCAAGATCGTCCCGCATTCCCCTTACTTTGGTCCGGGCCTGCTGGCGACCCTGCATCTGCTGGCGACGCGCGACGACGGGCTTGTCGAGATGTTCTATCTCAGGCGTGAGGCCTGCCTCTGGGGCGGCCGCGCCGATGTCGACACGACCGGACATGTCGCGGTACCAACGGGCCCGGGACTCGGCCTTGATCCCGATCGCGGCGTGATCGAGCGCTACCGCGTGACGTGA
- a CDS encoding PepSY-associated TM helix domain-containing protein, with protein sequence MTPRSIRIWKETHKWTSLVCTLFLFMLCLTGLPLIFHDEIDAALGAAVEPDVVAEGTPLLSFDRVLDIARAARPNDVITIVGADDEDPIWHVFMASTITTPKADAIVSVDGHTGRILHVGAAVRGAVTKFLLDLHADLFLEQPGMLFLGAMGFLFLVATVSGVVVYGPFMRRLDFGTMRSRRRLYWLDVHNLFGIVILAWTIVVGVTGVINTLSQQIAQHWQRTELVAMLGPWRNAPVPPKLASAQVAIDAALAHAPGMKVQSVAMPGSPFAGGHHYGVYLRGNEPLTSRLLKPVLINADDGSFGETRDMPLYVKALFVSRPLHFGDYGGMPLKIIWALLDLVTLVVLGSGLYLWAARLRKVPRRSTAAAAKQLAVGAEASR encoded by the coding sequence ATGACGCCTCGCTCGATCCGCATCTGGAAGGAAACGCACAAGTGGACGAGCCTCGTCTGCACGCTATTCCTGTTCATGTTGTGCCTGACAGGGCTGCCGCTGATCTTCCATGACGAGATCGACGCGGCCCTGGGAGCTGCGGTTGAGCCGGATGTCGTCGCCGAAGGGACACCGTTGCTGAGCTTCGACCGCGTCCTCGACATCGCACGCGCGGCGCGGCCGAATGACGTAATCACCATCGTTGGCGCGGACGATGAGGATCCCATCTGGCATGTCTTCATGGCATCGACCATCACGACACCGAAGGCAGATGCCATCGTCAGTGTCGACGGCCACACCGGACGAATTCTCCACGTCGGAGCCGCCGTCCGCGGAGCTGTCACCAAGTTTCTTCTCGATTTGCATGCCGACCTGTTCCTTGAACAGCCAGGCATGCTGTTCCTGGGAGCGATGGGTTTCCTTTTTCTGGTTGCAACCGTCTCCGGCGTCGTCGTCTATGGCCCGTTCATGCGCCGCCTGGATTTCGGCACGATGAGGTCGCGCCGCCGCCTGTACTGGCTCGACGTGCACAATCTGTTCGGTATCGTCATTCTGGCGTGGACCATCGTCGTCGGCGTAACGGGCGTCATTAACACGCTGTCGCAGCAGATCGCGCAGCATTGGCAGCGAACCGAACTCGTCGCGATGCTCGGCCCGTGGCGAAACGCGCCGGTGCCGCCGAAGCTTGCGTCGGCGCAGGTCGCGATCGACGCCGCACTCGCACATGCGCCAGGCATGAAGGTGCAGTCGGTCGCGATGCCGGGGTCGCCGTTTGCCGGCGGTCATCACTACGGCGTTTATCTGCGCGGCAACGAGCCGTTGACCTCGCGGCTGCTCAAGCCGGTGCTGATCAATGCCGATGACGGCTCTTTTGGCGAAACGCGGGATATGCCGCTTTACGTCAAGGCGCTGTTCGTTTCGCGCCCGCTGCACTTCGGGGACTATGGCGGCATGCCGCTGAAGATCATCTGGGCCCTGCTGGATCTCGTGACTCTCGTTGTGCTCGGCAGCGGTCTCTATCTTTGGGCGGCGCGGCTGCGCAAGGTGCCAAGGCGATCGACCGCGGCGGCCGCAAAGCAATTGGCGGTGGGCGCGGAGGCGTCGCGATGA